The Couchioplanes caeruleus sequence CCCGCGAACCAGTCGCTGAGGCCGTAGAGCCGCACGTCCTTGGGCGCGCCGACGACCGCCTGTGACGCCAGGTAGAACTCGTATCGCTGGCCCGCCGTGTCGGCATCCAGTTTGTCGATGATGCGCATCCACTGCCGGCGGACGCATGCCCGGACCGCCAGGGCCAGGACCAGCAGACCGGCCGCGAGCGGCGGCGACCAGGTCGCCAAGAGCGCCGCCGCGGCACCCGCGCTGAGCATCCGTACGGTCAACTCGAGCTGGCCCGCCGCCGCGTTGCCCACCGACCGGTCCCGGGCGACGCCGGTTCCGGAGTCCACGGCCCGGGCCATCCGGTCCTGGAACGCTTCGCTCTCGAGCACATCCAGGCTGGGCACCGAGGCCGCCAGGACCCGCACCCGGGCCCGTAGGTCGCCGTCGATCCGCTTGACGAGCAGGGTACGGACCGGATCGATGAGGAGCCAGACGATCTGGTCGGTGAGGAACGCCGCGGCGACCAGGACCGCGGCGACGGCCGCGTCTGCCCCGGTCCGCGCGGCAAGCAGGTCGGCCACCAGCCGGCCCACGGCGAGCGCGAGCGCCACCGGCACGACGGCTCGGATGAGTTGGAGAAGGACGAGGAGGACGGCGAGCCCGACGCCGCCGCGGGCCAACAGACGCAACAGCCGCAGGCGGGCAGCAATCATCGACACCCCCGAAGTCGATCGGCGTCAATCCTCACCCCCGGCGCCGCCCGGGGCAATTCGCTTTACCGAGAGCCGGATCACGTCGCGTAGAGCATCCTAGGATGAAGTGGGTAGCGGCGGGCGGTCAGGGTCGCACGTTTATCTCAATCCGGGCTTATGCCGTCGGCGGCATAGCGTTCGGCGCTACCCCGATCGGAAGGGACGATCACACCGCCTGGGGCATCCTAGGAGGCTAGTCAGTATCGGCGATCCGCGGCGGGCGGTTCTCGTACGGGGTACTCAGCACCACCGTCGTGCGCGTCGTGACGTTGGCCGCCGTACGGATCTCCTGCAGGAGCCGTTCCAGGTCGGCCGGGCTCGCCACCCGGACCAACAGCAGGTAGAAATCCTCCCCCGCCACCGAGTAGCAGGAGTCGATCTCCGCGAGGTGGCGCAGCCGCTCCGGCGCGTCGTCCGGCTGCGACGGGTCGAACGGGCGGATCGCCACGAAGGCGGTCAGCGGCAGGTCCAGGGCCTCGTACGAGACCACGGCCGTGTACCCGTTGATGACACCCCGCTGCTCGAGGCGGCGCACGCGCTGGTGCACGGCCGACACGCTCAGCCCGACCCGCTCGGCGAGCACGGTGTAGGACAGCCGGCCGTCCGCGGTGAGGGCGCCCACGATCGCCCGGTCGATCTCTTCCACCGCGTCAAGATACCGGTCGACGCTGAGCCGCCCCGCACCCATTCCGGCATACCGCTCCCGGCCTGCGGAAAGTCCATACGAGACGGGCCGGCTCAGTCGCGGGTCAGCGAGCGGGAGATCACCAGCCGCTGGATCTGGTTGGTCCCCTCCACGATCTGCAGCACCTTCGCCTCGCGGAACCACCGCTCGGCCGGGTGGTCGTTCACGTAACCCGATCCGCCCAGCACCTGCACCGCGTCCGTCGTCACCTTCATCGCGACGTCCGTCGCGAAGAGCTTCGCCTTGGCGGCCTCCGTCGAGAACGGCCGGCCGGCGTCCTTGAGCCGCGCCGCCTCCAGCATCAGCGCCCGGGCCGCCGAGACCTGGGTGGCCATGTCGGCCAGCATGAAGCCCAGACCCTGGAAGGAGGCGATCGGCTTGCCGAACTGGGTGCGCTCCTTCGCGTACGCGGCCGCGTAGTCGACGGCCGCCTGGGCGAGTCCCACCGCGCACGCCGCGATGCCGAGGCGGCCCGCGTCCAGCGCCTGCATGGCGATCCGGAATCCGCCGCCTTCCTCGCCCACGAGGCGGTCGGCCGGGATGCGGGCACCGTCGAGCACGATCTGGGCCGGCGCGGACGAGCGCAGGCCCATCAGCCGCTCCGGCGCCTGCGGCAGCAGTCCCCCGGTGGCCGCGTCGGCCAGCAGGCAGGAGATGCCGCCCGGGCCGGGGCCGCCGGTGCGGCAGAAGATGTTGTAGAAGTCCGCGCGCCCGCCGTGGGTGATCCACGCCTTGGTGCCGGTCACCACGTACTCGTCGACCTCGCGCACCGCACGGGTGGCCAGGGCCGCCGCGTCGCTGCCGCCCTGCGGCTCGGACAGGCAGTACGCCCCCAGCAACTCGCCGCCGAGCATCTCCGGCAGGGACTTGCGCTGCCGCTCGGTGCCGAACGCGGCCACCGGGAAGCACGACAGGGTGTGCACGCTGACGGCCTCGGCGATGGCCACCCACGACGACGCGAGGATCTCCAGGACCTGGAGGTACACCTCGTAGGGCTGGCCCCCGCCGCCATCGGCCTCCGGGTAGGGCAGGCCCAGCAGGCCGGCCCGGCCGATGGTCCGCAGAATGTCGCGGGGGAACTCACCCTTCTGCTCGTACCGGGCGACTTGCGGGGCGAGCTCGCCCTGCGCGATCTCCCGGGTGAGCCCCAGCAACTCGTATGCCTCTTCGGTGGGAAGAATCCGCTCGACCGTCACGCCCGCAAGCTTAACGGCCGTTAGGTTCCGCCGTCACGCCGAGGGCATCGATCAGGCGCCGGGCGGAACCGGCCAGATTCCACCTCTCGGCGAGCGCAAGCAGCGCGTCGGAATCCTCCGGCGCCCTCGGCACCGTGGGGTCGAACGCCGGCAGCGGCACGTCCAGCGCCACCCGACACACCGGCAGCGCCGCCGCGAGGTAGTCCTTCGCCGCCAGGAGCCTGGTCCGCACCCCGGGTGCGAAGCCCGACGCCGGGTCGTCCAGGGCCGCGACGATCTGCTCGACACCGCCGTAGCGGGCGATGAGCCGGGCCGCCGTCTTCTCCCCCACCCCGGGCACGCCCGGCAGGCCGTCGCTCGGGTCGCCGCGCATCGCCGCGAAGTCCGCATACCACCGGGGCGGGACGCCGTACTTGACCTGGACCGCCGCGTCGTCGCTGTCCTCGAGCTTGGCCACGCCGCGGCCGCAGTAGAGCAGGCGGGTGCCGCGGGCGTCGTCGACGAGTTGGAACAGGTCGCGGTCGCCGGAGACCACCTCGACCGGCCCCGGCTGGGTGGCGGCCAGCGTGCCGAGCACGTCGTCGGCCTCGTAGCCGGCGACACCGAAGGCCGGGATGCCGACCGCCTCGAGCACCTGCAACAACACCGGAATCTGCTTCTCCAGCGCGGCGGGCACCTCCTCCACGTCGCCGTGGGCGACGCGATGCCGCTTGTACGAGGGCACGAGCGCCACCCGCCACGCTGGGCGCCAGTCGGCGTCGAGCGCGCACACCACCCGCCCCGGGCGGCGCGTGCGGATGAGCTGCGCGAGCATGTCCAGGAAGCCCCGGATCGCGTTCACCGGCTCCCCCGCGGCGGTCCGGGCGGCCGACTCGGGGATGCCGTGGAACGCCCGGAAGTACAGACTCGGGGCGTCCACGGCCAGCAGAGGTCGTTCGGTCACGGCACCGACCCTAGTGCCGCCCTCCGACAACCGGCGGACGCCGTGTTCACCCGTACGTCACATCTGTCCGGCACCGTGCTTGCAGGGAGGTCCCCACCGGCCCCGATCGGGCGGTGCCGGTCGCGCGGCGCTACCGCCTGCGCTCGACCCCGCCGCGTCCCGGGTCCGGCGAGACGTCGCCGGACCCGGGACGTCACGCCCGGTCGTCGCCCGGGGACGGCTCCCGGGCGTCCGCCGGGCCGGGCGCAAGCGGGTGACGATACGGGCAGCGGGGTCGCAAACGCC is a genomic window containing:
- a CDS encoding Lrp/AsnC family transcriptional regulator — encoded protein: MEEIDRAIVGALTADGRLSYTVLAERVGLSVSAVHQRVRRLEQRGVINGYTAVVSYEALDLPLTAFVAIRPFDPSQPDDAPERLRHLAEIDSCYSVAGEDFYLLLVRVASPADLERLLQEIRTAANVTTRTTVVLSTPYENRPPRIADTD
- a CDS encoding acyl-CoA dehydrogenase family protein; translation: MTVERILPTEEAYELLGLTREIAQGELAPQVARYEQKGEFPRDILRTIGRAGLLGLPYPEADGGGGQPYEVYLQVLEILASSWVAIAEAVSVHTLSCFPVAAFGTERQRKSLPEMLGGELLGAYCLSEPQGGSDAAALATRAVREVDEYVVTGTKAWITHGGRADFYNIFCRTGGPGPGGISCLLADAATGGLLPQAPERLMGLRSSAPAQIVLDGARIPADRLVGEEGGGFRIAMQALDAGRLGIAACAVGLAQAAVDYAAAYAKERTQFGKPIASFQGLGFMLADMATQVSAARALMLEAARLKDAGRPFSTEAAKAKLFATDVAMKVTTDAVQVLGGSGYVNDHPAERWFREAKVLQIVEGTNQIQRLVISRSLTRD
- a CDS encoding 5'-3' exonuclease, with the protein product MTERPLLAVDAPSLYFRAFHGIPESAARTAAGEPVNAIRGFLDMLAQLIRTRRPGRVVCALDADWRPAWRVALVPSYKRHRVAHGDVEEVPAALEKQIPVLLQVLEAVGIPAFGVAGYEADDVLGTLAATQPGPVEVVSGDRDLFQLVDDARGTRLLYCGRGVAKLEDSDDAAVQVKYGVPPRWYADFAAMRGDPSDGLPGVPGVGEKTAARLIARYGGVEQIVAALDDPASGFAPGVRTRLLAAKDYLAAALPVCRVALDVPLPAFDPTVPRAPEDSDALLALAERWNLAGSARRLIDALGVTAEPNGR